A region from the Lemur catta isolate mLemCat1 chromosome 7, mLemCat1.pri, whole genome shotgun sequence genome encodes:
- the LOC123641552 gene encoding olfactory receptor 51E2, with the protein MSSCNFTHATFVLIGIPGLEEAHFWIGFPLLSMYAVAVFGNCIVVFIVRTERSLHAPMYLFLCMLAAIDLALSTSTMPKILALFWFDSREISFEACIAQMFFIHALSAIESTILLAMAFDRYVAICHPLRHAAVLNNTVTAQIGMVALVRGSLFFFPLPLLIKRLAFCHSNVLSHSYCLHQDVMKLAHADTLPNVVYGLTAILLVMGVDVMFISLSYFLIIRTVLQLPSKAERARAFGTCVSHIGVVLAFYVPLIGLSVVHRFGNSLDPIVHIVMGDIYLLLPPVINPIIYGAKTKQIRTRVLALFKISCDKDLQAVEGK; encoded by the coding sequence GTACGCCGTGGCAGTGTTTGGAAACTGCATCGTGGTCTTCATCGTTAGAACAGAGCGCAGCCTACACGCTCCTATGTACCTCTTCCTCTGTATGCTGGCAGCCATTGATCTGGCCTTATCCACATCCACCATGCCCAAAATCCTTGCCCTTTTCTGGTTTGACTCCCGGGAGATTAGCTTTGAGGCCTGCATTGCCCAGATGTTCTTTATTCATGCCCTCTCCGCCATTGAATCCACCATCCTCCTGGCCATGGCCTTTGACCGTTATGTGGCCATTTGCCACCCACTGCGCCATGCTGCAGTGCTCAACAATACAGTAACAGCCCAGATTGGCATGGTGGCCCTGGTCCGTGGGTCCCTCTTCTTTTTCCCACTGCCTCTGCTCATCAAGCGGTTGGCCTTCTGCCACTCTAACGTGCTCTCACACTCCTACTGTCTGCACCAGGATGTGATGAAGTTGGCCCATGCAGACACATTGCCCAATGTGGTCTACGGTCTTACTGCCATTCTTCTGGTTATGGGCGTGGATGTCATGTTCATCTCCTTGTCCTATTTTCTTATAATACGAACAGTTCTTCAACTGCCTTCCAAGGCAGAGAGGGCCAGGGCTTTTGGGACCTGTGTGTCACACATCGGAGTGGTACTGGCCTTCTACGTGCCACTCATTGGCCTCTCAGTGGTGCACCGTTTTGGAAACAGCCTTGATCCCATTGTGCACATTGTCATGGGTGATATCTACCTGCTGCTGCCTCCTGTGATCAACCCCATCATCTACGGTGCCAAGACCAAACAGATCAGAACACGGGTGCTGGCTTTGTTCAAGATCAGCTGTGACAAGGACCTTCAGGCTGTGGAAGGCAAGTGA